Proteins encoded within one genomic window of Bacteroidota bacterium:
- a CDS encoding S41 family peptidase, producing MKKFLKTQKLKIVIVLTAIASITSYSFVDNYFEVSKNLDIFSSLYREVNMYYVDSVDPGKIMKKGIDEMLSSLDPYTNYIPESNIEDYRFMTTGQYGGIGAVIRPKGDYVIVSDPYEGFPADKAGLRAGDVILEIDGKTTKNKKTDEISRALKGSPKTEVKLLIKREGEEKPFEKILMREEIKVKPVPYYGMLDNKIGYIKLNSFTENCAKDVAEALKELKLKNNLSGLVLDLRGNPGGLLHEAVNTSNIFIPRGQEIVSTKGRYKDADRPYKAVNEAIDTELPLAVLVNSGSASASEIVSGSLQDLDRAVVIGQRTFGKGLVQTTRPLSYNSQLKITTSKYYIPSGRCIQALDYTHRNEDGSVGKIPDSLVSEFKTKAGRKVYDGGGIKPDYTTTLKKMNPICNSLVSKSIIFDYASRYRTLHATIPAGDFVLSNADWTDFLSYISDKEYDYITKSEKSLEDFKKNAEDELYLSTLKTDIETLQSKLKHNKQEDIEKNKTDIVSLLEDEIASRYGYQQGRIKESLTHDMEVKKAIEVLNDKITYTGILSGAINANAGEKDDSK from the coding sequence ATGAAAAAATTCCTCAAAACCCAAAAGCTGAAAATAGTAATTGTCCTTACTGCTATCGCTTCCATAACTTCATATTCCTTCGTCGATAATTATTTTGAGGTTTCGAAAAACCTCGACATATTTTCTTCACTCTATCGTGAAGTAAATATGTACTACGTCGATTCGGTTGATCCGGGAAAAATAATGAAGAAAGGAATCGATGAAATGCTTTCAAGCCTTGATCCTTATACCAACTACATTCCGGAATCAAACATTGAAGACTATCGCTTCATGACGACCGGACAGTATGGTGGAATTGGTGCTGTAATACGACCGAAAGGTGATTATGTAATTGTAAGTGATCCGTATGAAGGTTTTCCTGCCGACAAAGCCGGACTTCGTGCCGGAGATGTCATTCTTGAAATTGATGGGAAGACAACAAAAAATAAAAAAACAGATGAGATCAGTCGTGCATTAAAAGGCTCACCAAAGACTGAAGTGAAATTACTAATTAAACGCGAAGGTGAAGAGAAGCCTTTCGAAAAAATTCTCATGCGTGAAGAGATCAAAGTTAAACCGGTTCCGTATTATGGAATGCTTGATAATAAGATCGGATATATTAAACTGAACAGCTTCACAGAAAATTGCGCTAAAGATGTTGCCGAAGCATTGAAAGAATTGAAATTGAAAAATAATTTGTCAGGTTTGGTTTTAGATCTGCGTGGAAATCCCGGCGGACTATTACACGAAGCTGTGAACACTTCAAATATTTTCATTCCCCGCGGACAGGAAATTGTAAGTACAAAAGGCAGATACAAAGATGCTGATCGCCCTTACAAAGCCGTCAATGAAGCAATCGATACTGAATTACCTTTAGCTGTTCTTGTAAATAGTGGTTCTGCATCTGCATCTGAAATCGTTTCCGGTTCACTTCAGGATCTTGACAGAGCAGTTGTGATCGGTCAGCGTACTTTTGGAAAAGGTCTCGTTCAGACCACTCGTCCGCTTTCATATAATTCGCAATTGAAAATTACAACTTCGAAGTATTATATTCCGAGTGGACGATGTATTCAGGCCCTTGATTATACTCACAGAAACGAAGATGGCAGTGTAGGAAAAATTCCTGATTCACTGGTAAGTGAATTTAAAACTAAAGCAGGCAGAAAAGTTTATGACGGCGGAGGAATAAAACCTGATTATACTACGACGTTGAAAAAAATGAACCCTATCTGCAATAGTCTCGTAAGCAAAAGTATCATCTTCGATTATGCATCACGTTACAGAACATTGCATGCCACTATTCCTGCAGGCGATTTCGTTTTGTCTAATGCAGACTGGACGGATTTCCTGAGCTATATTTCTGACAAAGAATATGACTACATCACAAAAAGTGAAAAATCACTTGAAGATTTCAAAAAGAATGCGGAGGATGAATTATATTTATCTACTCTGAAAACAGATATTGAAACTCTTCAGTCCAAACTGAAACACAACAAACAGGAAGACATCGAAAAAAATAAAACAGATATCGTTTCATTGCTCGAAGATGAGATCGCTTCACGCTATGGTTATCAGCAAGGACGCATCAAAGAATCTCTGACTCACGATATGGAAGTGAAAAAAGCCATCGAAGTACTGAACGATAAAATCACCTACACAGGAATTTTGTCCGGAGCGATCAATGCGAATGCGGGCGAGAAGGATGACAGTAAGTAG
- the yidD gene encoding membrane protein insertion efficiency factor YidD, with amino-acid sequence MFNRILSKLFLGLIRFYQLALSPLLRPSCRFEPSCSVYGTQAIKKYGPWKGGYLAIKRILRCHPWGGHGYDPLP; translated from the coding sequence ATCTTCAATCGCATTCTTAGTAAATTGTTTCTCGGTCTCATCCGCTTTTACCAGCTGGCGCTTTCGCCATTGCTTCGTCCAAGCTGTCGATTCGAACCTTCCTGTTCTGTCTATGGTACTCAGGCAATAAAAAAATACGGTCCTTGGAAAGGTGGATATCTGGCGATCAAAAGAATTCTAAGGTGCCATCCGTGGGGCGGACATGGATATGATCCGTTGCCATAG
- a CDS encoding ribonuclease P protein component, with protein MNAALPRRHTFRKAERLNGRKAIEELVASGKNIVIAPFRLMWLPIVLPTDFPAQIAFSVPKRNFKKAVDRNRMKRLMRESYRKNKSDIYTLLAERNLQCALLLNYSGKTQISFFEADIKIKQILQRFAKDLQSHS; from the coding sequence ATGAACGCCGCTTTGCCCCGCCGTCATACTTTCAGGAAAGCGGAGCGGCTCAACGGTCGCAAAGCTATAGAGGAACTTGTGGCTTCAGGTAAAAATATTGTCATTGCTCCTTTCAGATTAATGTGGTTGCCAATTGTTTTACCGACAGACTTTCCCGCACAGATTGCTTTCAGTGTCCCTAAAAGAAATTTTAAAAAAGCTGTTGATAGAAACCGCATGAAAAGACTCATGCGCGAATCATATCGTAAAAATAAATCAGATATTTATACGTTGTTAGCTGAACGGAATTTGCAATGTGCTTTACTCCTTAATTACTCCGGTAAAACGCAGATCAGTTTCTTTGAGGCCGACATCAAAATAAAACAAATATTACAACGCTTTGCTAAAGATCTTCAATCGCATTCTTAG
- a CDS encoding uroporphyrinogen-III synthase, with translation MSSLKVKSILVTQPKPETDKSPYFDLSKKFSVKIDFRPFIHVEPIPAANFRKDKVAIPEHSAVILTSRNAADNFFRICNEMRIVVPETMKYFCISESTAYYLQKFVVYRKRKIFFGKQTINDLMDLIKKHKKEKFLVPCTDIHKQEIFETLDSHSIDYTKAVIYKTVASDLSDLAEVNYDVLVFFSPSGITSLFKNFPKFKQNNTRIAAFGPTTAQAVTDAGLRLDIQAPVPAAPSMTMALEQYIKKNNK, from the coding sequence ATGAGTAGTTTGAAAGTTAAAAGTATCCTGGTTACACAGCCAAAGCCTGAAACAGATAAGTCGCCCTATTTTGATTTATCAAAGAAATTTAGCGTAAAAATCGACTTTCGACCGTTCATTCATGTTGAACCGATCCCTGCTGCTAATTTCAGAAAAGATAAGGTTGCTATCCCTGAGCATTCTGCTGTAATTCTGACCAGTCGTAATGCAGCTGATAATTTTTTCCGGATCTGTAATGAAATGCGAATCGTTGTTCCTGAAACAATGAAGTATTTCTGCATCTCAGAATCTACTGCCTATTACTTGCAGAAATTTGTTGTCTATAGAAAAAGAAAAATTTTCTTTGGAAAACAAACGATCAACGACTTAATGGATCTCATTAAAAAGCATAAGAAAGAAAAATTCTTAGTGCCCTGTACTGATATTCACAAGCAAGAGATTTTCGAAACTCTCGACTCGCATTCTATCGATTATACTAAAGCTGTCATCTATAAAACAGTAGCAAGCGATCTTTCCGATCTTGCAGAAGTAAATTACGATGTTCTGGTTTTCTTCAGTCCATCCGGAATAACTTCCCTTTTCAAAAATTTCCCTAAATTCAAACAGAATAACACGCGTATTGCTGCTTTTGGCCCAACTACTGCACAAGCAGTAACTGACGCCGGATTGCGACTTGATATTCAGGCGCCTGTTCCCGCTGCTCCATCTATGACGATGGCTTTGGAACAATACATCAAGAAAAATAACAAGTAA
- a CDS encoding DUF4271 domain-containing protein — translation MVFPIILVVLAVFAALRIFYNKYFSQMLVAFVNNNLTNQIVRDENILVQRASVYLSIVFNLIAALFLYLISVYYGWEIGGIGIGFSRFLFFAVIVSAAYTLKFLILKISGWLFNLDREMATYIFNTFLINNILGIALLPFVCLIAYNQMISASWLILIAVILAGTAFAYRMFRGVLVGLSMPSFSLLYLFLYLCTLEIAPLLILIRIIVS, via the coding sequence ATGGTTTTTCCTATCATATTGGTTGTACTTGCAGTTTTCGCAGCACTTAGAATTTTTTACAATAAATATTTCTCGCAAATGCTGGTTGCATTCGTTAATAATAATCTTACCAATCAGATTGTACGCGACGAAAACATACTTGTTCAAAGAGCATCTGTCTATCTGAGTATTGTTTTTAATCTGATTGCTGCACTTTTTCTTTATCTCATCAGTGTTTATTACGGCTGGGAAATCGGGGGAATCGGAATTGGCTTCAGCAGGTTCTTATTTTTTGCAGTTATCGTTTCTGCAGCATACACCCTGAAATTCCTGATACTTAAAATTAGTGGCTGGCTCTTTAACCTTGACCGGGAAATGGCCACCTATATCTTCAATACATTTCTGATAAACAACATCTTAGGTATTGCTCTACTGCCATTTGTCTGCCTGATCGCCTATAATCAAATGATTTCAGCCTCCTGGCTCATCCTTATTGCAGTGATTCTGGCCGGGACAGCCTTTGCCTATAGGATGTTTCGCGGTGTGTTGGTTGGACTGAGTATGCCTTCTTTCTCTCTGCTCTATTTATTTTTATATCTTTGCACCCTTGAAATCGCGCCCTTGTTGATTTTGATCCGGATCATCGTTTCATAA
- a CDS encoding YceI family protein — translation MIKNLLFSLLAICLSFSVNAQDMFTVSKGEVTFFSDAPIEDITAENKQPGSMINLLTREIAVIIPVRNFIFEKELMKEHFNEKYLESDKFPMASFKGIINEEVDLTKDGEFPATAKGKLTIHGVEQELTLVGRIKRSGTSITIISDFKVALKDHKITVPKLLFENIAEIIEVHVSLEYKPYQKTSTGK, via the coding sequence ATGATAAAAAATCTACTGTTTTCCTTACTTGCTATCTGCCTATCTTTTTCTGTAAATGCGCAGGATATGTTTACTGTCAGCAAAGGTGAAGTAACATTTTTTTCTGATGCTCCGATAGAAGATATCACTGCTGAAAATAAGCAGCCGGGAAGCATGATCAATTTGCTTACCCGTGAGATCGCCGTAATTATTCCTGTCCGCAATTTTATTTTTGAAAAAGAATTGATGAAGGAACATTTCAATGAAAAATATTTGGAATCGGATAAGTTTCCTATGGCTTCATTCAAAGGAATAATCAATGAAGAAGTTGATCTTACAAAGGATGGCGAATTTCCGGCTACAGCTAAAGGGAAACTTACTATTCACGGAGTAGAGCAGGAGCTAACTCTTGTCGGAAGAATAAAACGAAGCGGAACTTCTATCACAATAATTTCCGATTTTAAAGTTGCATTGAAAGATCATAAGATCACTGTCCCGAAATTATTATTCGAAAACATCGCTGAAATTATTGAAGTTCATGTTTCACTTGAATATAAACCATATCAGAAAACAAGTACAGGTAAATGA
- a CDS encoding alpha/beta hydrolase → MISGKYIRGLLILAFLLTTIKVNAQIKSDYPFPVNYLALKAQQNTYRMAYMLVKPTKPNGKTVVLLHGKNFNGAYWKTTAELLSENGFTVVIPDQIGFGKSSKPENFQYSFQQLSLNTKILLDSLKIQSAIVLGHSMGGMLATRFTLMYPEFVSQLILVDPIGLEDYKLKVPYQSIDELYKKEIKQNFESLKKYQQENYYHGEWKPEYDQWLNFMVEQTMQNDYPVIAKNNALTTDMIMIQPVVYELQNIKASTLLIVGSLDKTALGKDQVSQEVQKTMGNYTELAEKTQRIIPDCELEIIEGAGHLPHIESFDKFSKALLDFLLN, encoded by the coding sequence ATGATATCCGGCAAATATATTCGTGGCTTACTGATTCTTGCTTTTCTCCTGACAACTATAAAGGTTAATGCTCAAATAAAATCTGATTATCCATTTCCTGTAAATTACCTGGCACTAAAAGCGCAGCAGAATACATATAGGATGGCGTATATGTTAGTTAAACCAACAAAACCAAATGGCAAAACGGTTGTACTTCTTCATGGAAAAAATTTCAATGGTGCATATTGGAAAACAACAGCTGAACTACTCTCAGAGAATGGTTTCACCGTAGTGATTCCTGACCAGATCGGTTTTGGAAAATCCTCAAAGCCGGAAAATTTTCAATATTCCTTTCAGCAATTGTCATTGAACACGAAAATTTTGCTTGATAGCTTAAAGATTCAGTCAGCAATTGTTCTAGGGCATTCTATGGGTGGAATGCTTGCGACAAGGTTTACATTAATGTATCCTGAATTTGTAAGTCAACTGATTCTGGTTGATCCAATCGGACTTGAAGATTACAAATTAAAAGTACCCTATCAATCGATTGACGAATTATATAAAAAAGAAATAAAACAAAATTTTGAGTCGCTTAAAAAGTATCAGCAGGAAAATTATTATCACGGTGAATGGAAACCTGAATATGATCAATGGTTAAATTTTATGGTTGAACAGACAATGCAAAATGATTATCCGGTTATTGCAAAAAACAATGCACTCACAACAGATATGATCATGATTCAACCTGTAGTCTATGAATTACAAAATATAAAAGCCTCCACATTACTGATCGTGGGAAGTCTTGACAAGACAGCATTAGGTAAAGATCAGGTTTCACAGGAAGTACAAAAAACAATGGGAAATTACACCGAACTGGCAGAAAAAACTCAGCGCATCATCCCTGATTGCGAACTTGAAATTATCGAAGGTGCAGGACATTTGCCGCACATAGAGTCATTTGATAAATTCAGTAAAGCACTATTGGATTTTCTTTTAAATTAA
- a CDS encoding HupE/UreJ family protein, which yields MKKPLLFSLIFLLTSQLAEAHSMAYDFSSMSKGDLFWEYLKLGFQHILPLGLDHILFVLGIFLFKPKIKIVLLQVTCFTVAHSITLAMAMNGFIAPPSNIIEPLIALSIVFIGIENVLFKEFKWWRLIIVFLFGLIHGCGFAGVLSEIGLPEKDFISALVSFNIGVEAGQTAVILLAVMIFQTRFADRPWYRNRVTIPVSLCISLIAVYWTVERVFS from the coding sequence ATGAAAAAACCACTACTGTTTTCTCTGATTTTCCTCCTCACCTCTCAGCTTGCTGAAGCGCATTCAATGGCATATGATTTTTCGTCTATGTCAAAAGGTGATTTGTTCTGGGAGTATCTGAAACTTGGATTTCAACATATACTTCCACTTGGATTGGATCACATATTATTTGTTCTTGGAATATTTTTATTTAAACCTAAGATTAAAATAGTATTACTACAGGTTACCTGTTTTACTGTCGCGCACAGCATTACGCTTGCAATGGCCATGAATGGATTCATTGCACCTCCTTCAAACATTATTGAACCACTGATTGCTTTGTCAATTGTATTCATCGGAATTGAAAATGTTTTGTTTAAGGAATTTAAATGGTGGCGCCTGATTATTGTTTTCTTATTCGGATTGATTCACGGCTGCGGATTTGCAGGAGTGCTTTCAGAAATCGGCTTGCCTGAAAAGGATTTTATTTCAGCTCTTGTGTCGTTTAACATTGGCGTTGAAGCCGGGCAGACTGCTGTCATCCTCCTTGCTGTAATGATTTTTCAGACACGTTTTGCAGATCGTCCTTGGTATCGAAACCGTGTTACTATTCCGGTTTCACTTTGTATTTCACTGATAGCAGTTTATTGGACTGTTGAAAGAGTTTTTAGTTGA